TAAATATAAAAAAGAAAGTAAATAAAGTATTACAGGAAATGTATTTTTAACAAAAATTTATTTTTCTGCTTTAGGTAAAGTATCATTATGTACTATCAGAAAAATATCTTCGCTGTCGCGTTTCATCAGGTAACGTTCACGGGCAAATTTTTCAAGGCTTTCGGGATTGTTAAGCAATTCCAGTATTTCAACGCTATCTTTTTTTATTTCCTGCTTATAATATATTTTTTCTTCCTGAAGCTTGTGTAGCTTTTTGGCAAGGTCTATCTGGGACAGTAAATTACTTTTATCAAAAACAAGTATCCACACAAAAAATGCCGATGTAACTATTACATATTTGTTTTTTAATATGTGCAGTATCTTTTTAAACATAATAAAAGTATATGCGTAAAATTAATCAATAAGAATAAGTGTGAATATTAAATATAAATGTTTTGCTAACAGTTAGCTGTTAAAAATTATAGGAGATGTAAATATTAAAAAAATGAATTGGTATTATACTGAGCGTTTGAAGTTGTATTTATACCGACAGAAAAGAGTTTTGCAAAAATATTTTTTGTTTTCTGTACGGTATAACTCGTTCAAAACAGTTTTGCTTTTGCAAACCTGATAAGAACGAGTATATTTTTAGCTGTAATAGAAATATGCAACCCCTAACAGTTGAAGCATACATAACATTTCAGAAATAAACTAATTTCAGAAAAGTCCGTGAATATTAGCATTCACTTTATCGATAACACTTCCGAAGTCTTCAGCGTTTTCAGTAAAATTAATATTATCAACATCCACTATTAAAAGTTTCCCTGAATTATAAGTAGTAATCCATGCTTCATAACGTTCGTTAAGGCGTTTCAGGTAATCGAGACGAATAGAATTTTCATAATCTCTTCCGCGTTTCTGAATTTGTTTTACCAAAGTGGGAACACTTGCTCTTAGGTAAATCAACAAATCCGGCGATTGTAAAAATGAAGCCATCAGTTCGAAAAGAGAAGAATAATTTTCGAAATCGCGAGTGCTCATTAGCCCCATGGAATGAAGGTTTGGCGCAAAAATATAAGCATCTTCATATATCGTACGATCCTGTATTACATCTTTTCCGCTCTTACGAATATCAACAACCTGGCGAAAACGGCTATTCAGAAAATATATCTGCAAATTGAACGACCAGCGCTGCATGTCTTCATAAAAATTATTCAGATAAGGATTAGTATCTACGTCTTCATAATGAGCTTTCCATCCATAATGTTTTGATAAAAGACTGGTGAGCGTAGTTTTGCCCGAACCGATATTTCCTGCAATAGCTATATGCATAAATTAATTGTTTAAAAAATACCTGACTAAAGTAACAAATTTCCGAAAACAAGAAAGAATTAATTTTAAAATATTTTGTCAGAAACGAAATGTTAAGTGCCATATACTAATAATAGCAGGCAACATGAAGCTTACGTAAAATTTATACCGACAGAAAAGAGATTTGCAAAAATATTTTTTGTTTTCTGTACGGTATAACTCGTTCTAAACAGTTTTGCTTTTGCAAACCTGATAAGAACGAGTATAAATAATTTAATTTTTTACAGAATATATAGAAACGCCTAATGAATCATGAACAAAAATCTTATTATTGGAATAATCACAATCCAAAGCATTTTTTTCGGGAAGCGTGGATGACTTCTGAGCAAAGGTCTTGAAATTATATTCTATCAATTGCGATTCTGTAGCATAAACAAGATTATCATCTATTATCTGAAACGAAGAAAGATTTTTAAAATGAAGGGTTTTAGAATAGGTTCCGTATTTATCAAAAACAAGAATTCCTGTTTCCGGGTTGTTTAAATATACCATATTATTTATTTCAATCAAATAATTTGGTCTTATATCAACACCTGTAAGTTGTACAATATTTCCGCTATTATTTGTGCGTTGCAAATTCTTATCAAATCGTATCAGTTGAAAATCCTGCTGGTCGAAAACCCAAAATCCATTTTCGTAAGAACTGCATGTAAGCAACGGTTGCATCAGTTCAAGTTTATCAAGTTCAATAACATCGCCATTTTGACTTAATGTGTTATCTAGAAAAATAATTTTTCTGAAATCATGATAAAACAAAAGTATTTTCATAGGATCGGAAACATCAGCAAAAAAAATACTTCCATGAGATTTATCACTGAACGATTTCAATAACATTCCTTCGGGCGAATATTTTTTAAACTCGCAACCTTGAACTGTATAAACATTTCCCAGGTTATCGGTAGTCATAAAAAAATAATTCCCCGGAATTGTTGTAAGCAGCACAAAATCGGATATTCTGAAAGAAACAAATATCATCAAAAAAAATATAATTAAAATTTTTCTCATGCTATCATTGATAAAATTTCTTCAATATATTTTCTGTCGTTTGATAATCGAGGAACTTTATGTTGTCCGCCAAGTTTGCCTTTCGATTTTAGCCAATTGTAAAATGTACCCTGCGGAATCTCTCTTACAACCGGGCTTCGTAAAATTAAATTTTGATATCGCTTGGCTTCATAATCAGAATTCAATGATTTCAAAGCATTATCAAGTATTTCCGAAAAGTACCTGATGTCTTTAGGCGGAATTTCAAATTCAATCAGCCATTCGTGTGCTGCACTTTCATTTTTCTGAAAATAAACCGGACCGGCAGTATAATCTTTAATCAATGCATTCGATTTTTCGCATGCAATTGTCATTGCCTTTTCAGCATTATCTATTATCAGTTCTTCGCCAAAAGCATTTATGAAATTTTTTGTTCTTCCTGTAATCTTTATACGATGCGGGCTCAGCGAAGTGAATGTAACTGTATCGCCAATTTTATAACGCCATAAACCGGCATTGGTAGTAATTACAAGCGCATAGTTTTTATTAAGTTCGACCTCGTCAAGCGAAAGGGTATGTGGATTATCAGAATCAAAATCTTCTGAAGGAATGAATTCATAATATATACCATAATCGAGCATCAGCAACATATCATCGG
The genomic region above belongs to Bacteroidales bacterium and contains:
- a CDS encoding deoxynucleoside kinase, which produces MHIAIAGNIGSGKTTLTSLLSKHYGWKAHYEDVDTNPYLNNFYEDMQRWSFNLQIYFLNSRFRQVVDIRKSGKDVIQDRTIYEDAYIFAPNLHSMGLMSTRDFENYSSLFELMASFLQSPDLLIYLRASVPTLVKQIQKRGRDYENSIRLDYLKRLNERYEAWITTYNSGKLLIVDVDNINFTENAEDFGSVIDKVNANIHGLF
- a CDS encoding septum formation initiator family protein yields the protein MFKKILHILKNKYVIVTSAFFVWILVFDKSNLLSQIDLAKKLHKLQEEKIYYKQEIKKDSVEILELLNNPESLEKFARERYLMKRDSEDIFLIVHNDTLPKAEK